One Eleginops maclovinus isolate JMC-PN-2008 ecotype Puerto Natales chromosome 22, JC_Emac_rtc_rv5, whole genome shotgun sequence DNA segment encodes these proteins:
- the pyroxd2 gene encoding pyridine nucleotide-disulfide oxidoreductase domain-containing protein 2 yields MAAPVMWTDRGRWAAAVVGTVTRSRSRSSQAALKSQYDALVIGGGHNGLVAAAYLQKGGLKTAVLERRHVLGGAAVTEELFPGFHFSRCSYLLSLLRPHITAELELKKHGLKVYMRDPHAYTPMLEDGVNGAPPRSLTLGADLAMNQREIGKFSQKDAKAFPEFVAHLEKLAAAIHPLLDAPPVDIPGVTTGSLRKRLAAAKTLKPIVKCGMKLGRNIPDFYEIITAPIMKILNRWFESEPLRATLATDAVIGAMTSPSSPGSGYVLLHHVMGELEKEMGAWGYVEGGMGGVSKAIASSARSYGVDIFTEKDVGQVLVGSDGAAKGVVLKDGTEIHSKVVLSNATPYVTFKNLTPQEALSPKFLKAVDQIDYTSPVTKINVAVDKLPNFLASPTPDNIPGPHHQCSIHLNCESVDLLESAYKEAMNGRPSSRPMLEMTIPSVLDPTLAPPGCHVVSLFTQYTPYHIEGREWTDQDREAYADTAFDWVEKYAPGFKDSVVGRDILAPPDLERIFGLTGGNIFHGSMSLDQLYLARPLPSLSDYRSPIKGLYLCGSSCHPGGGVMGSPGWNTAVTVLADMKRR; encoded by the exons ATGGCCGCACCGGTGATGTGGACTGATCGAGGACGTTGGGCTGCGGCTGTTGTGGGGACTGTGACCAGATCCAGATCCAGATCAAGTCAGGCCGCTTTAAAATCCCAGTACGACGCTCTGGTCATTGGGGGAG GACACAATGGACTGGTTGCA gctgccTATCTGCAGAAAGGAGGACTGAAGACAGCAGTCCTGGAGCGCAGACATGTGTTGGGAGGAGCAGCTGTTACAGAAGAACTCTTTCCCG GGTTCCACTTCTCCAGGTGTTCCTATCTGCTCAGTTTATTACGACCCCACATTACAGCAGAATTGGAGCTTAAG AAACATGGGCTGAAGGTGTATATGAGGGACCCCCATGCTTACACTCCCATGTTGGAAGATGGGGTCAACGGGGCCCCACCAAGGTCTCTCACCCTGGGTGCAGATCTGGCCATGAATCAGAGGGAGATTGGCAAGTTCTCACAGAAGGACGCTAAG GCCTTTCCAGAATTTGTTGCACACCTTGAGAAGCTAGCAGCAGCAATCCACCCTCTCCTGGATGCTCCTCCCGTAGACATCCCAGGTGTTACCACTGGATCACTAAGGAAGAGGCTGGCTGCAGCTAAAACACTTAAGCCTATTGTCAAATGCG GCATGAAACTTGGCAGAAATATTCCAGACTTTTATGAGATCATTACTGCACCAATAATGAAG ATCCTCAATCGGTGGTTTGAGTCTGAGCCACTGAGAGCAACACTGGCTACTGATGCTGTGATAGGAGCCATGACAAGTCCTAGTAGTCCTGGTAGTGG GTATGTGCTCCTGCACCATGTGATGGGAGAGTTAGAGAAGGAGATGGGAGCATGGGGTTATGTGGAGGGAGGCATGGGAGGCGTGTCTAAGGCTATTGCCAGCTCTGCTCGATCCTATGGTGTAGACATTTTCACTGAGAAG GATGTAGGACAGGTCCTGGTGGGTTCAGATGGTGCTGCCAAGGGCGTGGTGCTGAAGGATGGCACAGAGATCCACAGTAAAGTCGTTTTGTCAAATGCTACCCCATATGTTACCTTCAAAAACCTCACACCACAG GAGGCTCTATCTCCAAAGTTCCTCAAAGCCGTAGATCAGATAGACTACACTTCACCTGTGACCAAGATTAATG TGGCAGTGGACAAGCTACCAAACTTCCTAGCATCTCCCACTCCAGATAATATTCCTGGACCCCATCATCAGTGCTCCATCCATCTCAACTGTGAAAGTGTGGATCTACTGGAGAGTGCATACAAAGAGGCCATGAATGGACGTCCCTCATCAAG ACCCATGCTGGAGATGACCATCCCTTCAGTGTTGGATCCTACTCTGGCTCCCCCTGGCTGCCATGTGGTGTCACTGTTCACCCAGTACACCCCGTACCACATAGAGGGAAGGGAGTGGACTGACCAGGACAGAGAGGCCTACGCAGACACTG CATTTGACTGGGTGGAGAAATACGCCCCAGGGTTTAAAGACTCAGTGGTGGGCAGGGACATCCTGGCTCCACCTGACCTGGAGAGGATCTTTGGGCTCACAGGAGGG AATATCTTTCATGGATCAATGTCGCTGGACCAGCTCTACCTAGCACGACCTTTGCCCTCTCTCTCGGACTACCGCTCACCAATAAAAGGGCTGTATCTATGTGGCAGTAGCTGTCATCCAG GTGGTGGTGTGATGGGTTCTCCTGGATGGAACACAGCGGTCACTGTCCTGGCTGACATGAAACGTCGCTAA
- the slc25a28 gene encoding mitoferrin-2 — MEADGFVRRRRMTAETTGNDPGVAGASAGAEVRWLGGRFWGVSESIVGSLSPRIGGETELQTVDFNRSAQDAQTEDSEPDYEGLPQGASTSTHMLAGAVAGIMEHCLMFPIDCVKTRMQSLQPAPAARYRNVMDALRRIIATEGIWRPMRGLNATAVGAGPAHALYFASYEKLKKTLSDVIHPGANSHLANGTAGCVATLLHDAIMNPAEVVKQRMQMYNSPYRGVMDCVRAVWYKEGPAAFYRSYTTQLTMNVPFQALHFMTYEYLQELLNPHRQYNPSSHMMSGALAGAIAAAATTPLDVCKTLLNTQESLTLNSLSSSQGPGQGHGQGAHRQISGLAHAFRTVYRLGGLQGFFKGVQARIIYQMPSTAISWSVYEFFKYGLTKHQHNKRRSQQKEAEI, encoded by the exons ATGGAAGCAGATGGATTTGTGAGGAGGCGTCGGATGACAGCGGAGACTACAGGCAATGATCCCGGGGTTGCTGGTGCATCTGCCGGGGCAGAAGTTCGATGGCTTGGGGGAAGATTCTGGGGAGTTTCGGAAAGTATCGTGGGTAGCCTGTCACCCCGGATCGGAGGGGAAACGGAGCTGCAGACTGTTGATTTTAACCGTAGTGCACAAGATGCTCAAACAGAGGACTCTGAACCAGACTATGAGGGATTGCCACAGGGAGCCTCCACTAGCACCCACATGTTGGCTGGAGCCGTGGCCGGGATCATGGAGCACTGCCTCATGTTCCCCATCGACTGTGTCAAG ACACGCATGCAGTCCCTCCAGCCCGCCCCTGCAGCCCGCTACAGGAATGTGATGGATGCTCTCCGCCGAATTATAGCCACAGAGGGAATCTGGCGGCCAATGAGGGGGCTGAATGCAACAGCAGTTGGCGCGGGACCTGCCCATGCCCTCTATTTTGCCAGCTATGAGAAACTCAAAAAGACTCTAAGCGATGTCATTCACCCAGGGGCTAACAGTCATTTGGCTAATG GAACCGCTGGGTGTGTGGCCACACTGCTTCACGATGCAATCATGAACCCAGCCGAAG TTGTGAAGCAGCGCATGCAGATGTATAACTCGCCTTACCGCGGCGTGATGGACTGCGTACGCGCCGTTTGGTATAAAGAAGGCCCTGCTGCGTTCTACCGCAGCTACACCACCCAGCTCACCATGAACGTGCCCTTCCAGGCGCTCCACTTTATGACCTATGAGTACCTTCAGGAGCTGCTAAACCCCCACAGACAGTACAATCCCTCGTCCCACATGATGTCCGGAGCTTTGGCTGGAGCTATCGCAGCCGCGGCAACTACACCTCTAGATGTCTGCAAGACCCTGCTCAACACCCAGGAGTCTCTAACCCTCAACTCCCTGTCTTCCAGCCAAGGCCCCGGACAGGGCCATGGCCAAGGAGCCCACAGACAAATCTCAGGCCTGGCCCATGCCTTCCGGACTGTTTATAGGCTGGGCGGCCTGCAAGGTTTCTTCAAGGGAGTGCAAGCGAGGATCATCTACCAGATGCCCTCCACAGCCATCAGCTGGTCAGTCTATGAGTTCTTCAAGTATGGACTCACCAAGCACCAGCACAATAAGAGGAGATCACAGCAGAAGGAGGCTGAGATCTAA